The following proteins are encoded in a genomic region of Dyadobacter sp. UC 10:
- a CDS encoding T9SS type A sorting domain-containing protein — MKRYVRYFYILIATILSLGGANAQSASGGSRLNIVAKKKPAASEQLKFTVMPNGLSYKPLSLQNPKALNKFYTSFLFSTPSNADSNNMLAADVVEKNGERKSTAVEAHLKAEEQLYVSDKITVSNIYPNPASEYAELDFSISPGIREAKLIFYNVLGSQMNELTLNKNERKLRVNTKDMPTGLYFYQLSIDGKKVATKKMLVRHQQ; from the coding sequence ATGAAAAGATATGTACGTTATTTCTATATATTGATTGCGACAATCCTGTCTCTGGGCGGGGCAAACGCACAATCGGCTTCTGGCGGGAGCCGATTGAATATAGTTGCCAAGAAAAAGCCAGCGGCTTCCGAGCAGTTAAAGTTTACGGTCATGCCGAATGGCCTGAGCTACAAGCCACTATCTTTGCAAAATCCAAAAGCATTAAATAAATTTTATACGTCTTTTTTATTTTCTACTCCAAGTAACGCCGACAGCAACAATATGCTCGCTGCTGACGTAGTTGAGAAGAACGGCGAGAGAAAATCAACAGCAGTTGAGGCACACCTGAAAGCAGAAGAACAGCTGTATGTGAGTGATAAAATCACCGTTTCCAATATTTACCCCAATCCTGCAAGTGAATATGCCGAACTCGATTTCAGTATTTCTCCGGGAATCAGGGAAGCGAAGTTGATATTTTACAACGTGCTGGGTTCTCAGATGAACGAACTGACGCTGAACAAGAATGAAAGGAAATTACGTGTCAACACGAAGGATATGCCAACCGGGCTTTACTTCTATCAGCTATCGATTGACGGAAAGAAAGTAGCCACGAAAAAAATGCTGGTACGTCATCAGCAATAG
- a CDS encoding outer membrane protein assembly factor BamD has protein sequence MRKNSLASYFLLFISILFLTTSCSKFSRLQKKGTDQEKYDAAMAYYKKGDFYKAGILFEELIPLLKGSTESELAQFYYAYTQYQQGQYNTSQFLFKKFYDTYARSDYAQEAYYMHAFSLYKDSSPYNLDQTSTHTAISAMQDFINSYPDSPFRDECTKYILELRSKLERKAYERAKLYHKISDFNLMSLKSAVISIENFKRDFPDSQYNEELAFLKVESQYNLATYSFIDKQKERYQDVVKFYQELVDKYPTGKFSRDAERMFDNSQKQIEVIAKLELEKQKLKESKPDPDNQPTKVTTPAIAEPKGQ, from the coding sequence ATGCGAAAAAACAGTCTTGCAAGCTATTTCTTGCTTTTTATCTCAATTCTCTTTCTCACAACCTCGTGTAGCAAGTTCTCCAGATTACAGAAAAAAGGTACAGATCAGGAGAAGTATGATGCCGCAATGGCTTACTACAAAAAGGGCGATTTCTATAAGGCTGGCATTTTATTCGAGGAATTGATTCCTTTATTAAAAGGTAGTACTGAGTCAGAGCTTGCACAGTTTTATTACGCATATACCCAGTATCAACAGGGTCAATACAATACAAGTCAGTTTCTTTTCAAGAAATTTTACGATACTTATGCGCGCAGTGATTATGCGCAGGAAGCCTATTATATGCACGCTTTTTCGCTTTATAAAGATTCCTCTCCGTATAACCTTGACCAGACGAGTACGCATACGGCGATTTCAGCCATGCAGGATTTCATTAATTCGTATCCTGACAGCCCGTTTCGCGATGAGTGTACGAAATATATCCTGGAACTGAGATCGAAATTGGAAAGGAAAGCCTACGAACGTGCCAAACTATACCATAAGATCAGTGATTTCAACCTGATGTCGCTTAAATCGGCGGTTATCTCGATCGAAAATTTTAAGAGAGATTTTCCTGATTCACAATACAATGAAGAACTTGCTTTTCTGAAGGTAGAATCGCAATACAACCTGGCTACCTATAGTTTTATTGACAAACAAAAAGAAAGGTATCAGGATGTTGTCAAATTTTACCAGGAACTTGTCGACAAATATCCTACCGGCAAATTCAGCCGCGATGCCGAGAGAATGTTTGACAACAGTCAGAAGCAAATCGAAGTGATCGCAAAACTGGAACTTGAAAAGCAAAAACTGAAAGAGTCCAAACCTGATCCTGACAACCAACCGACGAAAGTCACAACACCTGCGATCGCAGAGCCTAAGGGCCAGTGA
- a CDS encoding DNA-directed RNA polymerase subunit omega, protein MATNPSIITRDTDKIADVTGNLYESVSVISKRARQISSKMKEELNNKLAEFASGVDNLEEVFENREQIEISKFYERMPKAGSIAIDEFIEGKTYHSYRTNSDEE, encoded by the coding sequence ATGGCAACTAATCCATCGATCATTACCCGGGATACTGACAAAATAGCTGACGTTACCGGCAATCTATATGAATCTGTTTCGGTTATCTCGAAGAGAGCACGCCAGATTTCAAGCAAAATGAAAGAGGAGCTTAATAATAAGCTTGCTGAGTTTGCTTCAGGAGTTGACAATCTGGAAGAAGTGTTCGAAAACAGAGAGCAGATCGAGATTTCGAAATTTTACGAGCGTATGCCAAAAGCAGGAAGTATCGCAATTGACGAATTCATCGAAGGAAAAACATACCACAGCTACCGTACAAACAGCGACGAAGAATAG